From a single Pieris napi chromosome 7, ilPieNapi1.2, whole genome shotgun sequence genomic region:
- the LOC125051365 gene encoding protein Wnt-10a: MSSGDNRRMTWTVPTIIIFLFVPLNMASSKDNTIRLNSALTCRIVRGLTREQRSICHEAPDTASVAFEGLQLAVKECQHQFRWHRWNCSSLILRSSNPHASALMKRGFRETSFLYALTAAGVAHAIARACAQGRLLSCGCDQLGYRASHDPRGRGRNKWEWSGCSHNLAYGIDFSKKFLDVRDQVDDLQSKINVHNNNAGRLILASHMEVRCKCHGLSGSCQLRTCWRATPDFRVVATTIKKQYRKALMVAQEGLNNGESVLRGRPRGRRKSRARPAPKTSLLFFEKSPSFCEADPKLDSPGTSGRVCRIGRTSRTGSCDLLCCGRGHDLIRKSSVKPCNCTFHWCCKVDCQKCKDDKWIAVCK, translated from the exons CTCCAAAGACAACACAATCCGACTGAATTCAGCTCTCACTTGCCGAATAGTACGTGGTCTGACGAGAGAACAACGCTCGATATGTCATGAGGCCCCTGACACGGCTTCTGTTGCTTTCGAGGGTCTGCAACTGGCTGTGAAAGAGTGTCAGCACCAGTTCCGATGGCACCGGTGGAATTGCTCAAGTTTGATACTGCGGAGCTCGAATCCTCACGCCAGCGCGTTAATGAAACGAG GGTTCCGCGAGACGTCCTTCCTCTACGCGCTTACAGCAGCGGGTGTGGCCCACGCAATAGCCCGCGCTTGCGCACAAGGTCGCCTACTCTCTTGCGGTTGTGACCAGCTGGGTTACAGGGCCTCTCACGATCCACGGGGGCGTGGGCGTAACAAGTGGGAATGGAGCGGATGCTCCCACAACTTGGCGTATGGGATCGACTTCTCGAAGAAGTTCCTGGACGTACGAGATCAAGTAGATGATTTGCAGTCGAAGATCAatgttcataataataatgcagGAAGATTG ATCCTTGCATCACACATGGAGGTAAGGTGTAAGTGCCACGGATTATCTGGAAGCTGCCAGCTTCGAACTTGTTGGAGAGCCACTCCCGATTTCAGAGTCGTCGCCACTaccattaaaaaacaatatcgtAAA GCTCTAATGGTAGCACAAGAAGGTCTCAACAACGGCGAATCAGTGCTGCGAGGCAGACCTCGCGGCAGAAGGAAGAGTAGAGCTAGACCGGCACCAAAGACAAGTTTACTGTTCTTTGAAAA atcCCCAAGCTTTTGCGAGGCGGATCCCAAGCTCGACTCGCCAGGAACATCGGGCAGGGTGTGTCGCATCGGAAGGACCTCGAGGACGGGCTCATGTGACCTCCTCTGTTGTGGAAGAGGTCACGATCTTATTCGGAAGTCAAGCGTTAAGCCCTGCAACTGCACGTTCCATTGGTGTTGTAAAGTCGATTGCCAAAAGTGTAAAGACGATAAGTGGATTGCTGTATGTAAGTAA
- the LOC125051061 gene encoding neither inactivation nor afterpotential protein C isoform X2, with product MYEVRMRDGLNVSSLSSPHDRYKIEKKLGSGIFGKVFQASDDQAAGKSVAVKVINLTDTKEQHIHEECKILRDFTKHPNIIDFYGVFCERSEYVKKIWFVIELCEFGSVIDIVRKLNAMDKKMSEEHIAYILKYTIKALVYLHENKVMHRNVRASNILIKNNGEIKICDFSLCCQLKDALDKTTSYIGSPSWMAPEMVTRGEEGYDNRVDVWALGITTIEMVDGKGPFEEMHPTGALFQILRNPPPGVLKPAMSSNEINDFINECLEKNPEHRPFIMELEEHPFIQSVPENDFHLSTEIKMLANDLQEKEAPPRKPERIIKEGLLITQGRHEPETMQVEDLAALECLTEENILSEIHTKLEKGSFMSFIGDILLILNPNSSDDIYNEEYHKKYECKSRSDNEPHIFSVADSAYQNALHHNEQQYIVFSGESKSGKTTSVLHALSHLTFLGAMKNNTGERIQNATTIILACISAATPIHSNSTRGIFHIQVTYGSSGKLSGAIFWLYQLEKWRVSSTDMSHANFNIMYYFYDSKEADNKLSELCLERNRKHRYLRILDDSVRGIQGARENPRDNAKRYQDIIEYLKLLDWQEDEITFFETVLAAILVLGNVRFRDGKSGSAEIENPDEAKKVAKLLSLDEVKFMWALLNYCLIENGNAVKRKHSTDEARDARDTLASTLYKRLVDWMINLINSKLSFMRQVFGDKYSVSLIDVFGFECYHRNRLEQLIVNTTNEQLQFLYNQKIFAWEMQEEEEEEVPVLPLHYYDNKNSVDQLLAKPHGIFYILDEASRTGGGQDFIMSTVRASCKGPYVKLAGSHEFSVAHYTGKVNYDTREMADKNKDFLPPEMTETMRASTNLTMQQLFKNRLTKTGNLTLAPNENESSANRTKSQKEQENIKARKFNTVSKGQYSQVRRMRTAAATYRVTSLEILKQLSTSNGLHFVRCVRTDLNDNPRGFQTEVVKQQLRAMAVLDTAKARQCGFSYRIPFAEFIKRYRFLAFDFDENVDETKDNCRLLMIRLKMEGWELGKSKAFLKYYNEEFLSRLYETQVKKIVKVQSMMRTFLAKRKAVQSKSKAMHIKELKKQKSANMNDEEAALVIQKAYRGFVVRKAYGPIVNKSTGEIDEETSSFLKRFARKWKSRSLFQVLLQYRALRYQDLVNFSQQIHMYNQVLVEGLLNTNSSVLLERIDPHARKEFLGTPRPTVWKLPFRLDEIQFFDTSHMCDPKVKSNSSGSTTRTKSTQTLLSVPFCRDPTQPMPKLPDEPKMEYAPNRPVLYNKKHVSSPQKFYQPPTPWATNNEDIFEPTVPRRSTSFYGPDSEACDPVRELQALAKSTGDLNTDDDNPPFNFQAMLKKTPKNRASMKRYGENDGGFERAQAPPKRIITPTEQTYRGPRRSESGNLTSAPTTPTSPSGRYNYDDPVSRSDDYLKPKNNFMDNRDESKTVEIAPGISVEGTVTDL from the exons ATGTACGAAGTTAGAATGAGGGATGGCTTGAACGTGTCATCGTTATCAAGCCCTCATGATCGCtataaaattgaaaagaaACTCGGATCTGGTATATTCGGAAAGGTATTTCAAGCATCCGACGATCAGGCTGCTGGCAAATCGGTCGCCGTCAAAGTAATCAACTTAACAGATACAAAAGAACAACACATTCATGaagaatgtaaaatattaagagaTTTTACGAAACACCCAAATATTATCGACTTTTACGGTGTCTTCTGCGAACGTTCCGAATATGTCAAGAAAATATGGTTCGTCATTGAG CTATGCGAATTCGGATCTGTCATCGATATTGTCAGAAAATTGAATGCGATGGACAAAAAAATGTCCGAAGAACACATCGCTTACATCCTCAAATATACGATTAAG GCACTCGTATATCTCCACGAGAACAAAGTTATGCATCGCAATGTACGAGCCagtaatatacttataaaGAACAATGGCGAAATAAAAATCTGCGACTTCTCATTGTGCTGTCAATTAAAAGACGCTTTAGATAAAACGACATCTTATATTGGATCGCCGAGTTGGATGGCCCCTGAAATGGTAACTAGAGGTGAAGAGGGATATGACAATAGGGTTGATGTGTGGGCCCTGGGAATCACAACGATTGAAATGGTTGATGGAAAGGGACCCTTCGAAGAGATGCATCCCACTGGAGCCCTGTTTCAAATTCTCAGAAATCCACCCCCAGGCGTGCTGAAACCAGCGATGTCGTCAAAtgaaattaatgattttataaatga GTGCCTTGAGAAAAATCCAGAACACCGACCTTTTATTATGGAGTTGGAAGAACATCCATTCATTCAGTCCGTCCCAGAAAATGATTTCCAT CTTTCTACGGAAATAAAAATGCTAGCAAATGACCTGCAAGAAAAAGAAGCACCACCAAGAAAACCAGAACGCATTATTAAAGAAGGTCTTCTTATTACGCAAGGCAGACACGAACCTGAAACCATGCAAGTAGAAGACTTAGCTGCCTTAGAATGCTTAACTGAGGAAAATATTCTAAGCGAAATACATACTAAATTAGAAAAGGGATCTTTTATGTCTTTCATTGGAGATATCTTGTTAATACTTAATCCTAACTCTTCTGACGATATTTATAATGAAgag TATCACAAAAAGTATGAATGCAAATCTAGATCAGATAATGAGCCACACATTTTTTCTGTCGCTGACAGCGCTTACCAGAATGCTTTGCATCACAATGAACAGCAGTATATAGTGTTTTCTGGAGAAAGTAAATCCGGAAAGACGACAAGTGTACTCCATGCACTTTCGCACTTAACATTCTTGGGTGCTATGAAAAATAACACAGGAGAGCGAATACAAAATGCAACTACTATAATTCTTGCCTGCATAAGTGCGGCTACTCCAATACACTCAAATTCCACGCGAGGAATTTTCCACATACAAGTCACTTACGGAAGCTCAGGAAAATTGAGTGGTGCCATATTTTGGTTATATCAACTTGAGAAATGGAGGGTATCCTCGActgatat GTCACATGCTAATTtcaatataatgtattatttttatgattcaaAAGAAGCTGATAATAAACTGAGTGAACTTTGTCTAGAACGAAATAGAAAGCACAGGTATCTGAGAATACTGGACGATTCAGTAAGAGGCATTCAAGGTGCACGGGAAAATCCTCGAGACAATGCTAAACGATACCAGGATATAATCGAGTATTTGAAATTGCTTGATTGGCAAGAAGATGAAATCACGTTCTTTGAAACTGTATTAGCAGCGATATTAGTTCTTGGTAATGTAAGATTTAGGGATGGTAAATCTGGTTCGGCGGAAATAGAAAACCCAGACGAAGCTAAAAAGGTGGCAAAACTATTATCTCTTGATGAGGTAAAGTTTATGTGGGCTTTGCTTAACTACTGTTTGATCGAAAACGGTAATGCCGTAAAACGTAAACATTCAACTGACGAAGCTAGAGATGCAAGAGATACATTAGCAAGTACTTTATACAAAAGATTGGTCGATTGGATGATAAACTtgattaattcaaaattatcttttatgcGACAAGTTTT TGGCGACAAGTATTCGGTCAGTTTAATTGACGTATTTGGTTTTGAATGCTATCACAGAAATAGACTGGAACAGTTAATTGTAAACACAACAAATGAACAGCTGCAATTTCTCTAcaaccaaaaaatatttgcttggGAAATGCAAGAAGAAGAGGAAGAAGAAGTGCCAGTTTTACCTCTACATTATTACGATAATAAGAACTCGGTTGATCAACTTTTGGCGAAACCGCATGGCATATTCTACATTTTAGATGAAGCCAGCCGTACAGGAGGTGGACAGGATTTTATTATGA GCACAGTAAGAGCTTCCTGCAAAGGGCCATACGTGAAGCTTGCTGGCAGTCACGAATTCAGCGTTGCTCACTACACGGGAAAAGTCAATTATGATACAAGGGAAATGGCCGACAAGAATAAAGACTTTTTACCACCTGAAATGACTGAAACTATGCGAGCCTCGACTAATCTTACGATGCAGCAGTTATTCAAAAACAGGCTCACAAAGACCGGCAATCTTACCTTGGCTCCAAATGAAAATGAATCTTCTGCTAATCGAACCAAATCACAAAAAGAACAAGAAAATATCAAGGCTAGG AAATTCAACACCGTGTCAAAGGGACAATACTCGCAAGTGCGAAGAATGAGAACTGCAGCAGCGACATACAGAGTAACAAGTTTGGAAATTCTGAAGCAACTTTCAACGAGCAACGGTTTACACTTTGTCCGATGTGTCCGAACAGATCTAAATGACAATCCTCGGGGATTTCAAACTGAAGTCGTAAAGCAGCAATTGAGAGCGATGGCGGTGTTGGACACAGCAAAAGCTCGTCAGTGTGGCTTTTCGTATCGTATACCGTTCGCTGAATTCATTAAAAG ATACCGTTTCCTGGCTTTTGATTTTGATGAGAATGTCGACGAAACAAAAGACAATTGCCGTCTCTTAATGATCAGACTGAAAATGGAAGGATGGGAATTAGGAAAATCGAAagcatttttgaaatattacaacGAAGAGTTCTTATCCAG gTTGTATGAGACACAAGTGAAGAAAATAGTTAAGGTGCAAAGTATGATGCGTACCTTCTTAGCGAAGCGGAAAGCTGTGCAAAGCAAATCCAAGGCTATGCATA tcaaggaattaaaaaaacagaagTCGGCAAATATGAACGATGAGGAGGCTGCTTTGGTTATACAGAAAG CGTACAGAGGTTTCGTTGTCCGAAAGGCATATGGACCAATAGTCAACAAATCAACTGGCGAGATCGATGAGGAAACGTCGTCTTTTCTGAAGCGCTTTGCGAGGAAGTGGAAGAGTAGATCGCTTTTCCAAGTTCTTCTCCAGTACCGTGCTCTTCGTTACCAGGACCTAGTTAATTTCTCACAACAG ATACACATGTACAACCAAGTTTTAGTTGAAGGATTATTGAACACAAATTCATCAGTATTACTTGAACGTATTGATCCACATGCCAGGAAAGAATTCCTTGGAACCCCGCGTCCAACTGTCTGGAAGCTGCCCTTCAGACTTGATGAAATTCAATTTTTCGACACCTCGCACATGTGCGATCCTAAAGTCAAAAGCAA TTCTTCAGGATCAACCACCAGAACGAAGAGTACACAGACCCTCCTTAGCGTGCCCTTCTGCAGAGATCCCACGCAGCCTATGCCCAAGTTGCCGGACGAGCCCAAGATGGAGTACGCTCCCAATAGACCCGTGCTCTACAATAAGAAGCACGTCTCTTCGCCACAAAAATTCTATCAGCCCCCAACTCCGTGGGCGACAAATAACGAAGATATCTTTGAACCTACAGTTCCTAGACGCAGCACCAGCTTTTACGGCCCTGATTCGGAGGCGTGTGATCCCGTTCGCGAGCTGCAAGCTCTGGCCAAGTCTACAGGGGATTTAAACACTGACGATGACAACCCTCCGTTTAATTTTCAAGCTATGctaaaaaaaacaccaaaaaataGAGCTTCCATGAAGCGTTATGGAGAGAATGACGGTGGTTTTGAAAGAGCTCAAGCGCCGCCAAAACGTATAATAACTCCTACGGAACAAACCTATAGAGGTCCGAGGCGCTCAGAAAGTGGAAATTTGACCTCTGCGCCTACAACACCAACATCTCCCTCTGGTAGGTACAATTATGACGACCCGGTATCGAGATCTGATGACTATCTTAAGCCCAAAAACAACTTTATGGACAACAGAGATGAGAGCAAAACAGTTGAAATAGCACCGGGCATTTCTGTAGAAGGAACAGTGACGGACTTGTAA
- the LOC125051061 gene encoding neither inactivation nor afterpotential protein C isoform X1, producing MYEVRMRDGLNVSSLSSPHDRYKIEKKLGSGIFGKVFQASDDQAAGKSVAVKVINLTDTKEQHIHEECKILRDFTKHPNIIDFYGVFCERSEYVKKIWFVIELCEFGSVIDIVRKLNAMDKKMSEEHIAYILKYTIKALVYLHENKVMHRNVRASNILIKNNGEIKICDFSLCCQLKDALDKTTSYIGSPSWMAPEMVTRGEEGYDNRVDVWALGITTIEMVDGKGPFEEMHPTGALFQILRNPPPGVLKPAMSSNEINDFINECLEKNPEHRPFIMELEEHPFIQSVPENDFHLSTEIKMLANDLQEKEAPPRKPERIIKEGLLITQGRHEPETMQVEDLAALECLTEENILSEIHTKLEKGSFMSFIGDILLILNPNSSDDIYNEEYHKKYECKSRSDNEPHIFSVADSAYQNALHHNEQQYIVFSGESKSGKTTSVLHALSHLTFLGAMKNNTGERIQNATTIILACISAATPIHSNSTRGIFHIQVTYGSSGKLSGAIFWLYQLEKWRVSSTDMSHANFNIMYYFYDSKEADNKLSELCLERNRKHRYLRILDDSVRGIQGARENPRDNAKRYQDIIEYLKLLDWQEDEITFFETVLAAILVLGNVRFRDGKSGSAEIENPDEAKKVAKLLSLDEVKFMWALLNYCLIENGNAVKRKHSTDEARDARDTLASTLYKRLVDWMINLINSKLSFMRQVFGDKYSVSLIDVFGFECYHRNRLEQLIVNTTNEQLQFLYNQKIFAWEMQEEEEEEVPVLPLHYYDNKNSVDQLLAKPHGIFYILDEASRTGGGQDFIMSTVRASCKGPYVKLAGSHEFSVAHYTGKVNYDTREMADKNKDFLPPEMTETMRASTNLTMQQLFKNRLTKTGNLTLAPNENESSANRTKSQKEQENIKARKFNTVSKGQYSQVRRMRTAAATYRVTSLEILKQLSTSNGLHFVRCVRTDLNDNPRGFQTEVVKQQLRAMAVLDTAKARQCGFSYRIPFAEFIKRYRFLAFDFDENVDETKDNCRLLMIRLKMEGWELGKSKAFLKYYNEEFLSRLYETQVKKIVKVQSMMRTFLAKRKAVQSKSKAMHIKELKKQKSANMNDEEAALVIQKAYRGFVVRKAYGPIVNKSTGEIDEETSSFLKRFARKWKSRSLFQVLLQYRALRYQDLVNFSQQIHMYNQVLVEGLLNTNSSVLLERIDPHARKEFLGTPRPTVWKLPFRLDEIQFFDTSHMCDPKVKSNDTFASQYDSDHEQWDEPFKHRFSSSGSTTRTKSTQTLLSVPFCRDPTQPMPKLPDEPKMEYAPNRPVLYNKKHVSSPQKFYQPPTPWATNNEDIFEPTVPRRSTSFYGPDSEACDPVRELQALAKSTGDLNTDDDNPPFNFQAMLKKTPKNRASMKRYGENDGGFERAQAPPKRIITPTEQTYRGPRRSESGNLTSAPTTPTSPSGRYNYDDPVSRSDDYLKPKNNFMDNRDESKTVEIAPGISVEGTVTDL from the exons ATGTACGAAGTTAGAATGAGGGATGGCTTGAACGTGTCATCGTTATCAAGCCCTCATGATCGCtataaaattgaaaagaaACTCGGATCTGGTATATTCGGAAAGGTATTTCAAGCATCCGACGATCAGGCTGCTGGCAAATCGGTCGCCGTCAAAGTAATCAACTTAACAGATACAAAAGAACAACACATTCATGaagaatgtaaaatattaagagaTTTTACGAAACACCCAAATATTATCGACTTTTACGGTGTCTTCTGCGAACGTTCCGAATATGTCAAGAAAATATGGTTCGTCATTGAG CTATGCGAATTCGGATCTGTCATCGATATTGTCAGAAAATTGAATGCGATGGACAAAAAAATGTCCGAAGAACACATCGCTTACATCCTCAAATATACGATTAAG GCACTCGTATATCTCCACGAGAACAAAGTTATGCATCGCAATGTACGAGCCagtaatatacttataaaGAACAATGGCGAAATAAAAATCTGCGACTTCTCATTGTGCTGTCAATTAAAAGACGCTTTAGATAAAACGACATCTTATATTGGATCGCCGAGTTGGATGGCCCCTGAAATGGTAACTAGAGGTGAAGAGGGATATGACAATAGGGTTGATGTGTGGGCCCTGGGAATCACAACGATTGAAATGGTTGATGGAAAGGGACCCTTCGAAGAGATGCATCCCACTGGAGCCCTGTTTCAAATTCTCAGAAATCCACCCCCAGGCGTGCTGAAACCAGCGATGTCGTCAAAtgaaattaatgattttataaatga GTGCCTTGAGAAAAATCCAGAACACCGACCTTTTATTATGGAGTTGGAAGAACATCCATTCATTCAGTCCGTCCCAGAAAATGATTTCCAT CTTTCTACGGAAATAAAAATGCTAGCAAATGACCTGCAAGAAAAAGAAGCACCACCAAGAAAACCAGAACGCATTATTAAAGAAGGTCTTCTTATTACGCAAGGCAGACACGAACCTGAAACCATGCAAGTAGAAGACTTAGCTGCCTTAGAATGCTTAACTGAGGAAAATATTCTAAGCGAAATACATACTAAATTAGAAAAGGGATCTTTTATGTCTTTCATTGGAGATATCTTGTTAATACTTAATCCTAACTCTTCTGACGATATTTATAATGAAgag TATCACAAAAAGTATGAATGCAAATCTAGATCAGATAATGAGCCACACATTTTTTCTGTCGCTGACAGCGCTTACCAGAATGCTTTGCATCACAATGAACAGCAGTATATAGTGTTTTCTGGAGAAAGTAAATCCGGAAAGACGACAAGTGTACTCCATGCACTTTCGCACTTAACATTCTTGGGTGCTATGAAAAATAACACAGGAGAGCGAATACAAAATGCAACTACTATAATTCTTGCCTGCATAAGTGCGGCTACTCCAATACACTCAAATTCCACGCGAGGAATTTTCCACATACAAGTCACTTACGGAAGCTCAGGAAAATTGAGTGGTGCCATATTTTGGTTATATCAACTTGAGAAATGGAGGGTATCCTCGActgatat GTCACATGCTAATTtcaatataatgtattatttttatgattcaaAAGAAGCTGATAATAAACTGAGTGAACTTTGTCTAGAACGAAATAGAAAGCACAGGTATCTGAGAATACTGGACGATTCAGTAAGAGGCATTCAAGGTGCACGGGAAAATCCTCGAGACAATGCTAAACGATACCAGGATATAATCGAGTATTTGAAATTGCTTGATTGGCAAGAAGATGAAATCACGTTCTTTGAAACTGTATTAGCAGCGATATTAGTTCTTGGTAATGTAAGATTTAGGGATGGTAAATCTGGTTCGGCGGAAATAGAAAACCCAGACGAAGCTAAAAAGGTGGCAAAACTATTATCTCTTGATGAGGTAAAGTTTATGTGGGCTTTGCTTAACTACTGTTTGATCGAAAACGGTAATGCCGTAAAACGTAAACATTCAACTGACGAAGCTAGAGATGCAAGAGATACATTAGCAAGTACTTTATACAAAAGATTGGTCGATTGGATGATAAACTtgattaattcaaaattatcttttatgcGACAAGTTTT TGGCGACAAGTATTCGGTCAGTTTAATTGACGTATTTGGTTTTGAATGCTATCACAGAAATAGACTGGAACAGTTAATTGTAAACACAACAAATGAACAGCTGCAATTTCTCTAcaaccaaaaaatatttgcttggGAAATGCAAGAAGAAGAGGAAGAAGAAGTGCCAGTTTTACCTCTACATTATTACGATAATAAGAACTCGGTTGATCAACTTTTGGCGAAACCGCATGGCATATTCTACATTTTAGATGAAGCCAGCCGTACAGGAGGTGGACAGGATTTTATTATGA GCACAGTAAGAGCTTCCTGCAAAGGGCCATACGTGAAGCTTGCTGGCAGTCACGAATTCAGCGTTGCTCACTACACGGGAAAAGTCAATTATGATACAAGGGAAATGGCCGACAAGAATAAAGACTTTTTACCACCTGAAATGACTGAAACTATGCGAGCCTCGACTAATCTTACGATGCAGCAGTTATTCAAAAACAGGCTCACAAAGACCGGCAATCTTACCTTGGCTCCAAATGAAAATGAATCTTCTGCTAATCGAACCAAATCACAAAAAGAACAAGAAAATATCAAGGCTAGG AAATTCAACACCGTGTCAAAGGGACAATACTCGCAAGTGCGAAGAATGAGAACTGCAGCAGCGACATACAGAGTAACAAGTTTGGAAATTCTGAAGCAACTTTCAACGAGCAACGGTTTACACTTTGTCCGATGTGTCCGAACAGATCTAAATGACAATCCTCGGGGATTTCAAACTGAAGTCGTAAAGCAGCAATTGAGAGCGATGGCGGTGTTGGACACAGCAAAAGCTCGTCAGTGTGGCTTTTCGTATCGTATACCGTTCGCTGAATTCATTAAAAG ATACCGTTTCCTGGCTTTTGATTTTGATGAGAATGTCGACGAAACAAAAGACAATTGCCGTCTCTTAATGATCAGACTGAAAATGGAAGGATGGGAATTAGGAAAATCGAAagcatttttgaaatattacaacGAAGAGTTCTTATCCAG gTTGTATGAGACACAAGTGAAGAAAATAGTTAAGGTGCAAAGTATGATGCGTACCTTCTTAGCGAAGCGGAAAGCTGTGCAAAGCAAATCCAAGGCTATGCATA tcaaggaattaaaaaaacagaagTCGGCAAATATGAACGATGAGGAGGCTGCTTTGGTTATACAGAAAG CGTACAGAGGTTTCGTTGTCCGAAAGGCATATGGACCAATAGTCAACAAATCAACTGGCGAGATCGATGAGGAAACGTCGTCTTTTCTGAAGCGCTTTGCGAGGAAGTGGAAGAGTAGATCGCTTTTCCAAGTTCTTCTCCAGTACCGTGCTCTTCGTTACCAGGACCTAGTTAATTTCTCACAACAG ATACACATGTACAACCAAGTTTTAGTTGAAGGATTATTGAACACAAATTCATCAGTATTACTTGAACGTATTGATCCACATGCCAGGAAAGAATTCCTTGGAACCCCGCGTCCAACTGTCTGGAAGCTGCCCTTCAGACTTGATGAAATTCAATTTTTCGACACCTCGCACATGTGCGATCCTAAAGTCAAAAGCAA CGACACATTTGCCAGTCAATACGATTCAGACCACGAGCAGTGGGACGAACCTTTCAAACATCGGTTTAGTTCTTCAGGATCAACCACCAGAACGAAGAGTACACAGACCCTCCTTAGCGTGCCCTTCTGCAGAGATCCCACGCAGCCTATGCCCAAGTTGCCGGACGAGCCCAAGATGGAGTACGCTCCCAATAGACCCGTGCTCTACAATAAGAAGCACGTCTCTTCGCCACAAAAATTCTATCAGCCCCCAACTCCGTGGGCGACAAATAACGAAGATATCTTTGAACCTACAGTTCCTAGACGCAGCACCAGCTTTTACGGCCCTGATTCGGAGGCGTGTGATCCCGTTCGCGAGCTGCAAGCTCTGGCCAAGTCTACAGGGGATTTAAACACTGACGATGACAACCCTCCGTTTAATTTTCAAGCTATGctaaaaaaaacaccaaaaaataGAGCTTCCATGAAGCGTTATGGAGAGAATGACGGTGGTTTTGAAAGAGCTCAAGCGCCGCCAAAACGTATAATAACTCCTACGGAACAAACCTATAGAGGTCCGAGGCGCTCAGAAAGTGGAAATTTGACCTCTGCGCCTACAACACCAACATCTCCCTCTGGTAGGTACAATTATGACGACCCGGTATCGAGATCTGATGACTATCTTAAGCCCAAAAACAACTTTATGGACAACAGAGATGAGAGCAAAACAGTTGAAATAGCACCGGGCATTTCTGTAGAAGGAACAGTGACGGACTTGTAA